From Orcinus orca chromosome 3, mOrcOrc1.1, whole genome shotgun sequence, a single genomic window includes:
- the WDR18 gene encoding WD repeat-containing protein 18 isoform X3, with protein sequence MTHVLGGGESMMAAPVEVAVCTDSAAQLWSCVVWELHSGANLLTYRGGQAGPRGLALLNGEYLLAAQLGKNYISAWELQRKDQLQQKIMCPGPVTCLTTSPNGLYVLAGITESIYLWEVSTGNLLVILSRHYQDVSCLQFTGDSSHFVSGGKDCLVLAWSLCSVLQADPSRTPAPRHVWSRHTLPITDLHCGFGGPLARVATSSLDQTVKLWEVSSGELLLSVLFDVSIMAVTMDLAEHHMFCGGSDGSIFQVDLCTWPGQREKSFQPEQDHGKVFRGHRNQVTCLSVSTDGSVLLSGSHDETVRLWDVQSQQCLRTVALKGPVTNACIVLAPVSMLSSDCRPSLPLPHFNKHLLGAEHGDEPRHGGLTLRLGLHQQASLMAGPWPQEALEPSREGAGHAAL encoded by the exons ATGACGCATGTCCTGGGCGGTGGAGAAAGCATGATGGCGGCGCCCGTGGAGGTGGCCGTGTGTACCGACTCGGCGGCCCAGCTGTGGAGCTGCGTCGTGTGGGAGCTGCACTCGGGCGCCAATCTGCTCACATACCGCGGCGGCCAGGCCGGGCCTCGCGGCCTGGCGCTGCTCAATGGCGAGTACTTGCTGGCGGCGCAGCTGGGCAAGAACTATATCAGCGCCTGGGAGCTACAGAGGAAG GACCAGCTTCAGCAGAAGATCATGTGCCCCGGACCGGTCACCTGTCTTACCACGTCGCCCAATGGCCTCTACGTTCTGGCAGGGATCACAGAGAGCATATACCTGTGGGAG GTTTCCACGGGGAACCTTCTGGTCATCCTGAGCCGCCACTACCAGGATGTGTCGTGCCTACAGTTCACGGGGGACAGCAGCCACTTCGTCTCGGGGGGCAAGGACTGCCTGGTGCTGGCTTGGAGCCTCTGCAG cgTGCTGCAGGCAGACCCCTCCCGGACCCCCGCCCCCCGACACGTGTGGTCTCGCCACACCCTCCCCATCACAGACCTGCACTGCGGCTTTGGTGGGCCCCTGGCCCGGGTGGCCACTTCCTCGCTGGACCAGACAGTGAAG CTGTGGGAGGTCTCCTCCGGCGAGCTGCTGCTGTCTGTGCTCTTCGACGTGAGCATCATGGCCGTGACCATGGACCTGGCTGAGCATCACATGTTCTGCGGTGGTAGTGACGGCTCCATCTTCCAGGTCGACCTCTGTACCTGG CCCgggcagagagagaagagctTCCAGCCGGAGCAGGACCACGGGAAGGTGTTCAGAGGGCACAG GAACCAGGTGACCTGCCTGTCAGTGTCCACGGATGGCAGCGTGCTACTCTCGGGCTCCCACGACGAGACGGTGCGCCTCTGGGATGTGCAGAGCCAGCAGTGCCTCAGGACGGTGGCTCTCAAAG GCCCCGTGACCAACGCCTGCATCGTGCTGGCGCCCGTCAGCATGCTGAGCTCCGACTGCAGGCCCAGCCTGCCCTTGCCGCACTTCAACAAGCACCTGCTGGGCGCGGAGCATGGGGACGAGCCGCGCCACGGGGGCCTCACGCTGCGCCTGGGCCTCCACCAGCAG GCCAGTCTGATGGCTGGTCCCTGGCCTCAGGAAGCCCTGGAACCTTCCAGAGAGGGAGCGGGCCACGCTGCCCTTTGA
- the WDR18 gene encoding WD repeat-containing protein 18 isoform X2 translates to MTHVLGGGESMMAAPVEVAVCTDSAAQLWSCVVWELHSGANLLTYRGGQAGPRGLALLNGEYLLAAQLGKNYISAWELQRKDQLQQKIMCPGPVTCLTTSPNGLYVLAGITESIYLWEVSTGNLLVILSRHYQDVSCLQFTGDSSHFVSGGKDCLVLAWSLCSVLQADPSRTPAPRHVWSRHTLPITDLHCGFGGPLARVATSSLDQTVKLWEVSSGELLLSVLFDVSIMAVTMDLAEHHMFCGGSDGSIFQVDLCTWPGQREKSFQPEQDHGKVFRGHRNQVTCLSVSTDGSVLLSGSHDETVRLWDVQSQQCLRTVALKGPVTNACIVLAPVSMLSSDCRPSLPLPHFNKHLLGAEHGDEPRHGGLTLRLGLHQQSDGWSLASGSPGTFQRGSGPRCPLRTTTGWCSRG, encoded by the exons ATGACGCATGTCCTGGGCGGTGGAGAAAGCATGATGGCGGCGCCCGTGGAGGTGGCCGTGTGTACCGACTCGGCGGCCCAGCTGTGGAGCTGCGTCGTGTGGGAGCTGCACTCGGGCGCCAATCTGCTCACATACCGCGGCGGCCAGGCCGGGCCTCGCGGCCTGGCGCTGCTCAATGGCGAGTACTTGCTGGCGGCGCAGCTGGGCAAGAACTATATCAGCGCCTGGGAGCTACAGAGGAAG GACCAGCTTCAGCAGAAGATCATGTGCCCCGGACCGGTCACCTGTCTTACCACGTCGCCCAATGGCCTCTACGTTCTGGCAGGGATCACAGAGAGCATATACCTGTGGGAG GTTTCCACGGGGAACCTTCTGGTCATCCTGAGCCGCCACTACCAGGATGTGTCGTGCCTACAGTTCACGGGGGACAGCAGCCACTTCGTCTCGGGGGGCAAGGACTGCCTGGTGCTGGCTTGGAGCCTCTGCAG cgTGCTGCAGGCAGACCCCTCCCGGACCCCCGCCCCCCGACACGTGTGGTCTCGCCACACCCTCCCCATCACAGACCTGCACTGCGGCTTTGGTGGGCCCCTGGCCCGGGTGGCCACTTCCTCGCTGGACCAGACAGTGAAG CTGTGGGAGGTCTCCTCCGGCGAGCTGCTGCTGTCTGTGCTCTTCGACGTGAGCATCATGGCCGTGACCATGGACCTGGCTGAGCATCACATGTTCTGCGGTGGTAGTGACGGCTCCATCTTCCAGGTCGACCTCTGTACCTGG CCCgggcagagagagaagagctTCCAGCCGGAGCAGGACCACGGGAAGGTGTTCAGAGGGCACAG GAACCAGGTGACCTGCCTGTCAGTGTCCACGGATGGCAGCGTGCTACTCTCGGGCTCCCACGACGAGACGGTGCGCCTCTGGGATGTGCAGAGCCAGCAGTGCCTCAGGACGGTGGCTCTCAAAG GCCCCGTGACCAACGCCTGCATCGTGCTGGCGCCCGTCAGCATGCTGAGCTCCGACTGCAGGCCCAGCCTGCCCTTGCCGCACTTCAACAAGCACCTGCTGGGCGCGGAGCATGGGGACGAGCCGCGCCACGGGGGCCTCACGCTGCGCCTGGGCCTCCACCAGCAG TCTGATGGCTGGTCCCTGGCCTCAGGAAGCCCTGGAACCTTCCAGAGAGGGAGCGGGCCACGCTGCCCTTTGAGAACAACaacagggtggtgttccaggGGCTGA